The following are encoded in a window of Saccharothrix longispora genomic DNA:
- a CDS encoding type II toxin-antitoxin system antitoxin SocA domain-containing protein, translating to MANVHDVAAAVLDATGPESPMKLQKLLYYAQAWHLAEHDEPLFDARIEAWRRGPVVPEVYHRHQGRSEVGAWDEGEPAALDERERAAVRSVVERYGHFSRHELSDMAHAEEPWRVARGDLPESEPGSEALRHDVMARYFRRLTRTPDEAFADAIASVRLEGVDVPDETVASMRAIAAGELTVDEAIAREIEALRGS from the coding sequence ATGGCGAACGTCCACGACGTGGCCGCGGCCGTGCTCGACGCCACCGGTCCCGAGTCGCCGATGAAGCTCCAGAAGCTCCTCTACTACGCCCAGGCGTGGCACCTGGCCGAGCACGACGAGCCGCTGTTCGACGCCCGGATCGAGGCGTGGCGGCGCGGCCCGGTGGTGCCCGAGGTCTACCACCGCCACCAGGGCCGGTCCGAGGTCGGCGCGTGGGACGAGGGCGAACCGGCCGCGCTGGACGAGCGCGAGCGCGCCGCGGTGCGCTCGGTGGTCGAGCGGTACGGCCACTTCAGCAGGCACGAGCTGAGCGACATGGCGCACGCGGAGGAGCCGTGGCGCGTGGCGCGGGGCGACCTGCCGGAGTCCGAGCCCGGCAGCGAGGCGCTGCGGCACGACGTGATGGCCCGCTACTTCCGCCGGCTGACCCGCACCCCCGACGAGGCGTTCGCCGACGCGATCGCGAGCGTCCGCCTGGAGGGCGTGGACGTGCCGGACGAGACGGTGGCCTCCATGCGGGCCATCGCGGCCGGCGAGCTGACCGTGGACGAGGCGATCGCGCGGGAGATCGAGGCGCTGCGCGGGTCGTGA